Part of the Desulfoplanes formicivorans genome is shown below.
GCCTTGTTCCATCCCGGTGCGAGCCACAATCGGCATGCTGGAACGGGGCTCTCGCTGATACTCAGTGGCTCAAGGGTAACTGTTTTTTTGGCAGAGGAGACGACCTTGAAGATGCCTTGTCGGCCCTGCCCGTCCATGAGCGCAATACGATCATGGGGCTTGGCTCTCAATACCGTAGACAAATGGTGTGCTTCGCTGCCTTCAAGCGTGTAAGGTGCAACCCATTTGTCCGGAGGAAGATAAAAACGGTTGGTGCGAGACATCTTGCTTGAACATCCTCGTGTTGTGCAACCAGGCCCCATTGTTCTTCATGGACGAGGGGAAGAACGGGGCAAAGCGTGGAAATATGACCAGCACTTTGCCCTGGTGGAAGATCATACCGGTTTGATTTTATGGAGAACAGGTTAGAACTTCATGCGAGCTGTTCCCTTGGTGTAAAACGGTACACTTGCCTTGTTGGCCTTGAGAAGCGATCTGCCGCGTATTTCAAAGGTGTCGTTGTCATCCACCTCATCGGCCTTGATGTAGGCAAGGGCAATGCTGTGGCCAAGGGAAGGCGCAAAGGAACCACTGGTTATCCGACCCACAAGAGTGCCGTCGGGCAAGAAAACTTCATCCCCATGGCGGGCTGCCCGACGCCCGGGAATGGACAGGGGCACCAGCTTTTCCGAAACATTGTTCTCGTACGCCTTGCCTATGTAGTCGGCCTGGGATTTGAGGAAGAATCCGTATCCGGCTTCAACAGGTGTATGTTCCGTATCAAGATCCTGACCATACAGGGGAAGACCGACTTCCAGGCGCAGGGTATCGCGGGCACCAAGGCCTGCAGGCTCGACATCAGGGTGCTTGATGAATCGTTCCCACACCTCAAGCACCTTGTCGGCGTCCATGTACAATTCATAGCCGAGTTCTCCGGTATATCCTGTTCGGCTGACCAGGATGGGAGTACCATCCAGGGTTGTTTCAATAAAATGAAAATATCGGAGTTCCTCCCAGGAGCCAGGTATAACCGATGCAAGAACATCCATGGCCAAGGGACCCTGTAAATCGATTTTCCCGGTAGTTTGGGAACGGTTTTCGATATGCACATCGGCAGGAAGATGCGACGTGAACCATTCGAAATCACTTTCGATACAGGCACCGTTGACAACTATCATGAACGAGTCTTCTGCCAGATGGTAGATGATCAGGTCATCGAGAATGCCGCCGAGCTGATTGAGAATGAAGCCGTAGCGGCATTGGCCCGGGATCAGGGTACGCAGATTGTGGGTGACGATCTGTTCCAAAGCCCGGGCAACCTGATGGCCGGAAACGAAAAATTCGCCCATGTGGCAGATATCGAACAGGGATGCTTTTGAGCGCGTGTGCTTGTGCTCGTTGAGAATGCCGGCATAGTGAACAGGCATTTCCCATCCTGCAAAGGGAATGAGTTTGCCCCCGTGTTGGCGGTGCCAGTCAATGAGAGGCGTTTGCAAAAGATTCGAAGGTGTCTGTTCCATCGAGGAAATCTCCTTTGATTGTCGTGATGTAAGTGAAACATGAGCAGCGGATGAATTAGCAAGTACTTTGTCAATTCATCCTGTATTGTCTGGTTTGGTAAACATAAGATGCGTTCATTGGCACGCAGTAAACTGATTTTGGGTAAAAGCTATATGGATTTTTCGTGTGTGTCCATGCGGGTTTTGCGTATAGCCTTGAGTTCATCAATTTGCGAGACCAACCGACCGTAAAGTTTGCGAATGGTCATGCCGTATGAGCTCAAGGTCTCTTCCTTGGGTTTGAGATATTTGGCGTGAAGATAGCGATCATTGATCGTTGTTTCGCCAATGGCAATGGCCTTGACTACAAGGTGGTCGAAATATTGGACGATTTCGAATTTCAAGTCCGCCATTGTATTGATCATTTCTTCGAGCATCTCTTTGTAGGAAATTCGTCTGCCCTGCACGTTCCTGTGACAGAGATTTTCAAGATACTGAATTTTTCTCGCTTGTTGGATATAGCTGTAAATGGATCGAACTTCCTGGTATAATTCGCGTAGTTCGGCAAAATATTCGCTACTTCCTGGTCCTGTGAGATAATGGTCAAGTACCTTGTTTACATTGGCGTAAAAGTCATCGGAATATCCGATAATGCGCCGTTGGTGTTTGTTGAGCCATGCATGTAGAAATTTAAGGCGGTTGGAGTGGGTATCGGTGTTTTCAACGATTTCGTGCTTCTTGTACTTGATCTTTCCCTTGAACTCGCCGCGCACAATGTCGTTGAGCTGCAGGGTCATGGAGTAGGTATCTTTGACAATGTTTCGGGATGTGCAGCAGGCGCCGGTACGCGGGTGGATGATTTCCTGTTTGAGAACGGAAAGTGCCCTGTCTTCCCGGACATTGTTGCGTTCATACTTGTGTTGGATGTAGGTAACGCGCAGGATGATGGCCTTTTTTTGGGGATGGATGAAAAATCCGTGATCCCGCAGGAATTCGATGACATCTCTGTGCTGACCGGAGATGTCCACAAGGGCGAGTTTTTCCACCCGTGGATATCCTCTGTTGTCGGGATGGGGATAGTACGTTGTGATGGTGCGGTCGGACTGACCAAGGACCCTGATGAGAAAACGTTCGCCGGATTTGTAGAGACGTCGGGCAAAAAGGGCCGCTGATGTACGACGTTCGGACACAACAGGAAATCCGTAGAGTTCCATCAGGAATTGATACACGAAATCCCGGTTGCGCTCATAGGTTTCGTTGTCATTGGGTGCAAATTTACCAATGCGCAATCCAAACCGTTTGAGTTCAGCATCAATATCAGAGGGGAACGATGCGTATACGCCGGCAAGATAATAGTCAAATTCTGCGTCAAGGGCCATGACGTGCGCCCTGTCCATTTTCGTTAAAAAGGGAAGCAGATCCCCATAATGATCAAGACATGTCAGGTCTTTGCGGCCGGTGAATTTTTTGAAGTTTTCCTGCAATTTTTTGGGAAGACGATCCAAAAAAACTTGGACATTCCTGGCGTGGATGGATAATTCGAGGGGACATGTCTCTCCTCGGATGAATTCAGGTTCATCTGCCGGAGAGTGAAGGATGTCGAATTGAAAGATTTCGTTGAAATAGGAGAGGGGACGATCAAAGGCGATCATGGAAAATCCCGGCAATTCGGGATGTTCATACATATCTGATTCAAACGAGGGCAAGAGCTCTCTGGGTTCCACCAGCGGGTACTTGCGGTGCTGGAAAAATGGTTTGATGAGGCAGTATTTGGTCTGAACCAGATCGAGAAAGACTTTCAACTTTTCAAGCGAATCGATCCGATTGTTTTCCGTTTTTTGCAAAAACGAAGTTTCAATATCGGAAAAGAATGACTTCCATGATGATCGCAATGTGCCTGACATGTGATTGTCTCCATCTTCAAGTAGCCAACTAGCAATAAACATGATAGTTTTCAACAGAAAATAAAATTGACACATTCGTCAAAAACCCTCTATCGATCGATCTTTGATCGATAGAGCCTCCAGGCTTGTATCCTTCAAACAATGGTGGGTCGCTTGATCGTTTGGGGGAATTGTTGGTCATGAAAGGTGGCCATGCGTTGTTTGTTAGCGTTTTGGCTGGATAGAAGACGGTTGGCGGTCGTATTTTTCGGGAGACACAAACAATGAGGTGTAACAACAGTCTTGAAAATTTGACACAGATTGTCGGTAATATCTTTGATGCCTATTCGGTTGCCATGTTTTTGCCTCAGGAAGAGGATTTTGTGCTCAAGGAATGGTTTAGCCTTGGCGATTACATTGCCGCCAATACCCGAATAACGCCGGGGCAGGGCCTTGTGGGATGGATAATCAGGAATAAGAAACCCCTTTTGGTTTCCAATTTTGACCAGACCAAAAGTTTTCTCGGCTATTACCAACAAGGGGAAGAAAAACGTATCAGAGCTTTTATGGGATGCCCCATTCCTCACATTGGTGGGGCTTTGTGTGTGGACAGCAAGACGATCCATTCTTTTGCAGAAAAGGATCAAAAGATTTTGGGGCAATTTTCTTCCCTTATTGCTATGCTGTGCGCAGATGTCGGGGAAAAGGGCTTTTCTGAAAAGGAGTCCTGCCTTTTCCATTTCATGCAAATTCTTCCACAGCTCAGGGAAAAATTCCCTAAGTGGTCATCCTTTTTAAAAAATTTTCTGGTGTTGCTCTCGCAAAGCACTTCCTTTCCATTTTGTTTCCTGGCCGTAAGGGATGAGTGGGGAAAATCTTATTTTTTGGAAGGATGGAATGAACAGGGGTTTGTGGAACCTCAAAGGATGGGAGAAAAATTCAAGATCGGCAGCGGGGTGGTTGGATGGACATTTAAGCACCATCAACCTGTATTCACGGAGGATGCAAGGGCCACTTCAGAAGGTGTCGCCCTGTTTGGAAAGGGATTGAGTCCCATGATGAAGTCTGTCGTGTGCCTGCCCTTGGTGGTTCATAAACGAACACGCAGTGTCTTGGTTATGGCGGATGAGAAGCCTCGGGTCATTGATCCTACGCTGAAACGTTTTGCCGTTACCACCGCTGATTATTTATCCTTGTTTTTGGAAAATCTTTATCTTAAAAACCGCCTTCAGCAGCATAAAAAAAATCTCACTAATCAGCCTTGAAATCATGGTGGTTACCATATTGAAGGCCGTTTCCATGTTCGTTGACGTGCATTTTTTTATGTATTGGTGAGGGAGGTGGCTGCGGCATTATGTACTCATGGTATGGTTAGCGTTGCAATTTCTGGAATACACCACTCGACAACCAAGTGAGCTGAAACGATGTTCTTGAGCCGTTTTTTTGGATTTATGGGCAAAAATCTTGCGATGGATCTGGGGACAGCTAACACCCTCATCTATACCCCCAGAGATGGTATCGTTCTCAATGAACCATCAGTTGTTGCCTTGGACAGCAGGACAGATGCCGTGCTTGCCGTTGGCAAGGAAGCCAAGGACTATCTTGGCAGAACACCTGAAAAAATCAGGGCTGTGCGGCCGCTCAAGGACGGGGTTATTGCTGATTTTGAAGTGACCCGAGCAATGATATCTTACTTTGTGCGTAAGGTTATAACCGGGATGAACCTGGTCAAACCCCAAATGGTTATCTGTGTTCCCACTGGGATTACCCAAGTGGAAAAACGTGCGGTGATCGAGTCTGCTCAACAAGCAGGCGCCCGGGATGTCAAACTGGTGGAGGAGCCCATGGCCGC
Proteins encoded:
- the gcvT gene encoding glycine cleavage system aminomethyltransferase GcvT, whose protein sequence is MEQTPSNLLQTPLIDWHRQHGGKLIPFAGWEMPVHYAGILNEHKHTRSKASLFDICHMGEFFVSGHQVARALEQIVTHNLRTLIPGQCRYGFILNQLGGILDDLIIYHLAEDSFMIVVNGACIESDFEWFTSHLPADVHIENRSQTTGKIDLQGPLAMDVLASVIPGSWEELRYFHFIETTLDGTPILVSRTGYTGELGYELYMDADKVLEVWERFIKHPDVEPAGLGARDTLRLEVGLPLYGQDLDTEHTPVEAGYGFFLKSQADYIGKAYENNVSEKLVPLSIPGRRAARHGDEVFLPDGTLVGRITSGSFAPSLGHSIALAYIKADEVDDNDTFEIRGRSLLKANKASVPFYTKGTARMKF
- a CDS encoding GAF domain-containing protein; its protein translation is MRCNNSLENLTQIVGNIFDAYSVAMFLPQEEDFVLKEWFSLGDYIAANTRITPGQGLVGWIIRNKKPLLVSNFDQTKSFLGYYQQGEEKRIRAFMGCPIPHIGGALCVDSKTIHSFAEKDQKILGQFSSLIAMLCADVGEKGFSEKESCLFHFMQILPQLREKFPKWSSFLKNFLVLLSQSTSFPFCFLAVRDEWGKSYFLEGWNEQGFVEPQRMGEKFKIGSGVVGWTFKHHQPVFTEDARATSEGVALFGKGLSPMMKSVVCLPLVVHKRTRSVLVMADEKPRVIDPTLKRFAVTTADYLSLFLENLYLKNRLQQHKKNLTNQP